From Desulfuromonas soudanensis, the proteins below share one genomic window:
- a CDS encoding NADH-quinone oxidoreductase subunit N translates to MTWSDLYALLPILILALGAAFILVLGAWWPSRRPLLLLGTALALSAALAAGVAVPPHLEVAQMFGTGGYARFFAVLWSAVAALTLLLSLRYSEERRFAGGEYTALVLFAAVGMSLLSAATSLVGLFLGLESFTLALYILIAFHKDGAEGAEAGLKYLVMGAVATGFLAFGIALIYTAAGSFHLPEAMTALVVEGRLRPLALLGWAMLLVAIGFKTSLVPFHLWTPDVYQGAPAPITGLLATGSKGAVFAALIPLLSALDTGRSDLAPLLWLLAAVTMLAGTLCALRQENLKRMLAYSSVVHMGYLLTGLLAGGVRGNSAVIFYLVAYSAASLGAFAILTSFSDTEGEPRELSDLRGLGYRHPWRAGAFGGFLLSLAGIPPTAGFIGKFGIFHAALRADYLALALIGVLASVVSLYYYLRPLIALFMADDRARPRHDGEAAEHGAILVCFAAALALGLFPGPLLELITTILP, encoded by the coding sequence GTGACCTGGTCCGATCTCTACGCCCTGCTGCCGATCCTCATCCTCGCCCTCGGCGCAGCCTTCATCCTTGTCCTCGGCGCCTGGTGGCCTTCCCGACGACCGCTCCTTCTCCTCGGGACCGCCCTCGCCCTTTCCGCCGCCCTCGCCGCCGGAGTCGCCGTGCCGCCGCACCTCGAGGTGGCCCAGATGTTCGGCACCGGAGGCTATGCCCGCTTTTTCGCCGTCCTCTGGTCGGCGGTCGCCGCCCTGACCCTGCTGCTGAGCCTGCGCTACAGCGAGGAGCGGCGCTTTGCCGGAGGAGAATACACCGCTCTCGTCCTCTTTGCCGCTGTCGGGATGTCGCTCCTCTCCGCGGCCACCTCCCTGGTCGGGCTCTTTCTCGGCCTCGAATCCTTCACCCTGGCCCTCTACATCCTCATCGCCTTCCACAAGGACGGCGCCGAGGGGGCCGAGGCCGGGCTCAAGTACCTGGTCATGGGAGCGGTTGCCACGGGCTTTCTCGCCTTCGGCATCGCCCTGATCTACACCGCCGCCGGCTCCTTTCACCTCCCCGAGGCGATGACCGCCCTCGTCGTGGAGGGACGCCTGCGCCCCCTTGCCCTCCTCGGCTGGGCCATGCTTCTGGTGGCCATCGGCTTCAAGACCTCCCTCGTCCCCTTCCATCTCTGGACCCCGGACGTCTACCAGGGGGCTCCGGCCCCCATCACCGGCCTCCTCGCCACCGGCTCCAAGGGGGCGGTCTTTGCCGCCCTGATCCCTCTCCTCTCCGCATTGGATACGGGGCGCAGCGACCTCGCCCCCCTCCTCTGGCTCCTGGCCGCCGTGACCATGCTCGCCGGCACCCTCTGCGCCCTGCGCCAGGAGAACCTCAAGCGGATGCTCGCTTATTCGTCGGTGGTGCACATGGGCTACCTCCTCACCGGCCTCCTCGCCGGCGGAGTGCGCGGCAACAGTGCCGTGATCTTTTACCTGGTGGCCTACAGCGCCGCGAGCCTCGGCGCCTTTGCCATCCTCACCTCCTTCTCCGATACGGAAGGCGAGCCGCGGGAGTTGAGCGACCTGCGGGGACTCGGCTATCGCCACCCCTGGCGCGCCGGCGCTTTCGGCGGCTTCCTCCTCTCCCTGGCCGGGATCCCGCCGACGGCCGGCTTCATCGGCAAGTTCGGCATTTTCCACGCCGCGCTCCGGGCCGACTACCTCGCCCTGGCCCTCATCGGCGTCCTGGCCTCCGTCGTCTCCCTCTACTACTATCTGCGCCCCCTCATCGCCCTCTTCATGGCCGACGACCGGGCCCGGCCCCGGCACGACGGCGAGGCCGCCGAACACGGAGCGATTCTCGTCTGTTTCGCCGCCGCCCTCGCCCTCGGCCTCTTCCCCGGCCCGCTTCTCGAGCTCATCACGACGATCCTCCCCTGA
- a CDS encoding complex I subunit 4 family protein encodes MNGVFPFPWLTLLLALPLIGALLCLALHRSAADCRWVALTVTTVVLALTVWLFTTSSGTTEWLLREDYPWIASFGIRYTLALDGLSLLMVLLSAFLLVLSVLISWPNERHAPLFFALLLTMETGILGVFLATDLILFYLFWEVMLIPMFFLIGIWGHARRIYAAVKFFLFTLAGSLLMLLAIITLYALHGGQSGDYSFALEALRDTAVPASIAPWLFAAFFLAFAIKVPLVPVHTWLPDAHTEAPTAGSVILAGLLLKTGVYGLLRFGFPLFPDMARASLPVLAALALIGIFYAAWIAYAQQDAKRLIAYSSVAHLGFVILGIAAWNTTALEGSILQMVNHGITTGALFAMVGMIDDRARTRNLDELGGLWGRVPILSAFFLFFALASLGLPGLNNFTGEILILLGTFSVHPLWGAVAFAGVVFAAAYTLRLVQETLWGPAKGAEPWLDLTVREGLILVPLAVLVVWLGLYPAPFLEPLHEPVRLLLATQGGLP; translated from the coding sequence ATGAACGGCGTTTTCCCCTTCCCCTGGCTGACCCTGCTGCTGGCCCTCCCCCTGATCGGCGCCCTGCTCTGCCTGGCGCTGCACAGGAGCGCCGCCGACTGCCGCTGGGTCGCCCTGACCGTCACCACCGTCGTTCTCGCCCTGACCGTCTGGCTCTTTACGACCAGCAGCGGCACGACAGAGTGGCTCCTTCGGGAGGACTATCCCTGGATCGCCTCCTTCGGCATCCGCTACACCCTGGCACTCGACGGCCTCTCGTTGCTGATGGTTCTTCTCAGCGCCTTTCTTCTGGTCCTCTCTGTCCTCATCTCCTGGCCCAACGAGCGCCACGCCCCCCTCTTCTTCGCCCTGCTGCTGACGATGGAGACGGGAATCCTCGGTGTTTTTCTCGCCACCGACCTGATCCTCTTCTACCTCTTCTGGGAGGTGATGCTGATCCCCATGTTCTTTCTCATCGGCATCTGGGGACACGCCCGGCGCATCTATGCGGCGGTGAAGTTCTTTCTCTTCACCCTCGCCGGCTCCCTCCTCATGCTCCTGGCGATCATCACCCTCTACGCCCTGCACGGCGGCCAAAGCGGCGACTACTCTTTTGCTCTCGAGGCGCTGCGCGACACCGCCGTCCCGGCGTCTATCGCCCCCTGGCTCTTTGCCGCCTTTTTTCTCGCCTTCGCCATCAAGGTCCCCCTCGTCCCGGTGCACACCTGGCTCCCCGACGCCCACACCGAGGCCCCCACCGCCGGTTCGGTGATCCTCGCCGGCCTCCTCCTCAAGACCGGGGTCTACGGGCTGCTGCGCTTCGGCTTCCCCCTCTTTCCCGATATGGCCCGGGCCAGCCTCCCCGTTCTGGCGGCCCTGGCCCTGATCGGGATTTTCTACGCCGCCTGGATCGCCTACGCCCAGCAGGACGCCAAGCGCCTCATCGCCTACTCCTCCGTGGCCCACCTCGGCTTCGTCATCCTCGGCATCGCCGCCTGGAACACCACCGCCCTCGAGGGATCGATTCTGCAGATGGTCAACCACGGCATCACCACCGGCGCCCTCTTCGCCATGGTGGGGATGATCGACGATCGGGCCCGCACCCGCAACCTTGACGAACTCGGCGGCCTCTGGGGGCGGGTGCCGATCCTCTCCGCCTTTTTCCTCTTTTTCGCCCTCGCCTCCCTCGGCCTCCCCGGCCTCAACAACTTCACCGGCGAGATCCTCATCCTCCTCGGCACCTTCTCTGTCCACCCCCTGTGGGGCGCCGTCGCCTTTGCCGGTGTCGTCTTCGCCGCCGCCTACACCCTGCGCCTCGTCCAGGAGACCCTCTGGGGTCCGGCCAAAGGCGCCGAGCCCTGGCTCGACCTGACCGTCCGCGAGGGGCTGATCCTCGTCCCCCTGGCCGTCCTCGTCGTCTGGCTCGGCCTCTACCCCGCCCCCTTTCTCGAGCCGCTCCACGAACCGGTGCGCCTCCTGCTTGCCACCCAGGGAGGACTGCCGTGA
- the nuoL gene encoding NADH-quinone oxidoreductase subunit L, with amino-acid sequence MNASLLFLIPLLPLACGAANALFGLRLPRAVAVSLAVFGAAGSALLTFVLWPLAAGEGTTVTLYTWLESGALQVPVELLFDRLSAPMALMVTSVSTLIHLYAVGYMKDEEDYARFFALLNLFVFAMLTIVLSNNLLLLFLGWEGVGFCSYALIGYWYKETKNADAGRKAFLVTRVGDVFLGVALLWLFSLFGTLSISAVNAEASQLPAATVTAIALLLLGGACGKSAQLPLMTWLPDAMAGPTPVSALIHAATMVTAGVYLLCRLFPLVSLSETALAAIAVVGAATALYAATCALAQREIKRVLAYSTMSQVGYMFLAVGAGSVSAAMFHLLTHAFFKALLFMAAGCVIHLAGGENDIHAMGGLKKRSPLLFWLFLAGALCLAGAPLSGGFFSKDGILLAAFAHQTPLFNVLWGIGVFTAFLTALYTFRLLYLVFAGAPRKDLHGHPLPPSMIWPLLPLALLGLGGGLLNLPGLIGGSSLLHHFLGPLAGKAPEVSHGVEWGLWGLATALFAAGVLVARARYRHFKPGREGAIKRFFLGGWQADCIVAALILRPFAAVADFFWKGTDDALINGVLDGLAGVFQGAGERLRTLTTGRLSNYLMAMAWGTVIFLGWFLLRTLIP; translated from the coding sequence ATGAATGCTTCGCTCCTCTTTCTGATCCCCCTGCTCCCCCTCGCCTGCGGAGCGGCCAACGCCCTCTTCGGCCTGCGCCTCCCCCGCGCCGTCGCCGTCTCCCTGGCGGTCTTCGGCGCAGCGGGTTCGGCCCTTCTGACCTTCGTCCTCTGGCCCCTGGCCGCCGGGGAGGGGACGACCGTCACCCTCTACACCTGGCTGGAAAGCGGCGCCCTGCAGGTTCCCGTCGAACTCCTCTTCGACCGCCTCTCGGCGCCGATGGCCCTGATGGTCACCAGCGTCTCGACCCTGATCCATCTCTACGCCGTCGGCTACATGAAGGATGAAGAGGATTACGCCCGCTTCTTCGCCCTGCTGAACCTCTTCGTCTTCGCCATGCTGACCATCGTCCTTTCGAACAATCTCCTCCTCCTCTTTCTCGGCTGGGAGGGGGTCGGTTTCTGCTCCTACGCCCTCATCGGCTACTGGTACAAGGAGACCAAAAACGCCGACGCCGGACGCAAGGCCTTTCTCGTCACCCGGGTCGGGGACGTCTTTCTCGGCGTCGCCCTCCTCTGGCTCTTTTCCCTCTTCGGCACCCTCTCCATCAGCGCCGTCAACGCCGAAGCCTCCCAACTCCCGGCGGCGACGGTCACCGCCATTGCTCTCCTTCTCCTCGGCGGCGCCTGCGGCAAGAGCGCCCAGCTCCCCCTGATGACCTGGCTCCCCGACGCCATGGCCGGCCCCACCCCGGTCTCGGCCCTGATCCACGCCGCCACCATGGTCACCGCCGGGGTCTATCTCCTCTGCCGCCTCTTCCCCCTCGTCTCCCTCTCGGAGACGGCACTTGCCGCCATCGCCGTGGTCGGCGCCGCCACCGCCCTCTACGCGGCGACCTGCGCCCTGGCGCAGCGGGAGATCAAGCGGGTCCTGGCCTACTCGACCATGAGCCAGGTCGGCTACATGTTCCTCGCCGTCGGCGCAGGATCCGTCTCCGCAGCGATGTTCCACCTCCTGACCCACGCCTTCTTCAAGGCCCTCCTCTTCATGGCCGCCGGCTGCGTCATTCACCTGGCCGGCGGCGAAAACGACATCCATGCCATGGGAGGCTTGAAAAAACGTTCTCCCCTCCTCTTCTGGCTCTTCCTCGCCGGCGCCCTCTGCCTCGCCGGGGCTCCCCTGTCCGGCGGCTTCTTCTCCAAGGACGGCATCCTCCTCGCCGCCTTCGCCCACCAGACCCCCCTTTTCAACGTTCTCTGGGGGATCGGCGTCTTCACCGCCTTTTTGACCGCCCTCTACACCTTCCGCCTCCTCTACCTGGTTTTTGCCGGCGCGCCGCGCAAAGACCTCCACGGCCACCCCCTCCCCCCATCCATGATCTGGCCCCTTCTCCCCCTGGCCCTTCTCGGCCTCGGCGGCGGGCTTCTCAACCTCCCCGGCCTCATCGGCGGCAGCTCGCTCCTCCACCATTTCCTCGGCCCCCTGGCCGGAAAGGCGCCGGAGGTCTCCCACGGAGTCGAATGGGGACTCTGGGGACTGGCCACCGCCCTCTTTGCCGCCGGCGTCCTTGTCGCCCGGGCCCGCTACCGGCACTTCAAACCGGGGAGAGAGGGCGCTATTAAACGGTTCTTCCTCGGCGGCTGGCAGGCCGACTGCATCGTGGCCGCCCTGATCCTGCGCCCCTTTGCCGCCGTCGCCGACTTCTTCTGGAAGGGGACCGACGACGCCCTGATCAACGGTGTCCTCGACGGCCTGGCCGGGGTATTCCAGGGGGCCGGCGAACGCCTGCGCACCCTGACCACCGGCCGGCTCTCGAATTATCTCATGGCCATGGCCTGGGGAACGGTGATCTTCCTCGGCTGGTTTTTGCTGCGGACCCTGATCCCCTGA